GAAATTCAATGAATTCACAGACGACAGTGAAATGTGTTGCATTCtcagtcttcacacacacacgcacacacacacgctgtgtcTTCACAGACTTAGTATGCAGGGTTGAGGTTCCCTACGTGGACACGCTTGTCTAAATTGGCATCATGCCCGTGTGTCGAACATGCCCATCAAACCAGTTCCACTCCACCAGTCTGGCACATGCATGCTCGTCACGTTCACtggcacccacacacacacacacacacatactgtccATTATTGTGCAGATGTTTCCTTTAATTTcttcatgtgtaaaaaaaaagaagaaggagagggaagATGGATAGATTTAGAGGGTTAAAACCTCAGGCGCGTTCAGATTTAACAGCTCTGACACATGAGATGCACCTTTTCTTTCCTGATGTTTGCcgctctgtgtgtctgactgcagCTCAGAGTGCGAGCGTCTCCTGAGTTTGTGTTCACGCCGAGGAAGCCGCGATGTGTTAATCAGTGTTAGACTTTCGCCGCTAACCAAACTCCCCGACGTGAAAATAATTAACAGCAAACCCTGGAAACGGATAACGTGCAAAGCCACGGTGAAAACAGTTGCTGTACAGTAGATGAAAACTTTTGCTGTTGTTGAATCATTtctgagcctgtgtgtgtgtgtgtgtgtgtgaaccttgTGACACAAACAGCCATCACTGCAGACGGGATCGTCGAGCAGTAATTGCTTTATGTAAAGCACCCTCTACAAAAGGAGCTTTAAGGGCAATTACGGGCAATTATATTAGCAGTTGTTACGGCAGGAGGAggtaataacatttttaaatgggtAACGGTAAGAAACGATTATCTGTACTCCAACACGTGGATGCCGCACAGGCCTCGGCtctgcaggctgctgctgctgattcaaaCACTCCTGATCCAGGAAGCCAGGGCCGGcacaagcctttatggggccctaagatGAATTTGATGTTGGGGGGGGGTTTTCTACTATATAGTCTTGGCACGGCATGGCACAACATGATTCTACACCAGgagtgtcaaacatacggcccgagGGCCacaaccggcccgccagagggtccagtCTGGCCCGCAGGATGTGACAGAGGCTCTAAATacgttttgttttatatataaaacagtgtatattatatcttttaaaaaatgtttgtagAATTGGGTGGAGTCTGTCTTTCTACTCTGATCTCACATGCGTGCACACGACCATGTAcgtgaaaaatagaaaataacatTCGTATCCAATAGAGAAATGCAGAAGGTTGCTGagcaatcataaaaaaacaactttaaaagtaaataaaggtGAGTGGATTATTTCCTTCTCTGGGAGATGGAAACACAGACGGAGGAAAATGTCCAAAGCAGTTTTAATGAATACTTTACTGTGTTTAAATAGAGACGTTTCAGACACTTTCGGTCCAAgtctgcatttaaaatgaatcatggaCGTGCACAGGTGgaccacagggggcgctcaagCTCTGGAATTCAGTTAAagtgtttaaagctgcagtaagtaACCTTTGctgattgttgttattattctgcctctgtcttcatgaacagaaatgatgtacaCTGTGTGAAAACTACTCTCATCTCTGAccgagggagcatttgtgtgtatacaccagcagagcagggacAGCTTTCCTATAGTGGACATTGCTCTTTGTCATGATGCAAATATGATTATTTTGGCCAAAAATAGTGCAGATATAGGTCAAGTTAAAGATTTTTATCAATTTGGAAAACTGTcctaaaataacacaacataaatgaGTAATTTAACTATTTATTTTCGATTGTTTTGACAATTGTGAGAGTATAAAATGGCAGTGAATGGCTCAGATCACTCGTTATGTGTAGAACTTTCTTGTTGACGCTCATACTTGTAACGGGTTAGGGTTCATTAAACCTCtgcactgcaacacaacaaatatcacatttcccttaagagataaggctgttgtATATCTTGACGTGTCCTCATCACGTCTCCTTGTCTCTTTAGCAGAGACTGACAAATTGACCCGAGGCTGAAGGATGACCGTTAGTTAAGTCGGTTGACGTGTAAGACCCATTCAAACCAACGGGTTCATGCAGGGGGAAACGACGGCTATTTATAACCACAAGGTGACAAAGTTTCCCCTTAAATCCTGCCAAtgttcagcaaacacacaccacacacacacacacatttgccttGAATGGttacctgtgtttttaaagacgagaggggaaaagaaaacgGTACAATCATGATTCACAGGAACCAAAACATCTCTTTGCCTTTCACCCATttcacccacacccacacacacacacacacagacacaaacacacacgggtTGTGATTAAAGGTGTAACATTAACTTCCAGGTTTATGTTTATTCACTTTCCGTGTGCGTTTGTCACATATTCCAGCAGCTACTGCTGTGGCCAAACCCACAGCGGATCTTTGACCTCCGTTCCATTTTCCCTGAGTTTTGACTCTGCATCCATTTTGTtggatctcacacacacacatacacacacacacacacacagacagagagaaagaaacacaggTTCTGTTAGTGCTTTGGAGCTTATCTGCCAAACCCATCATCTGTGGCAAAAGACCTGCTGCCTCGTGTCACTCCATCTCGCCGTCACCTTGGCAACCGCTGCCGAGGTGAACCGCCAGCTGGGATAGCCGACCTCTCGTGGCTGGCGCTCCACACAGAGCTGCCACAGGGATGTGATGTGGCTGGAACTCGTGTGCAGTAGCTCAATCACAAAAGACGTTGAGTCATTTCAAGAAGGACGATGTGTGAAAAGACAAagatgtgaaaagtgaggctACGGTGTTTGAAAGGTTTAGTTTACGTTACAGTAAATATTGGCATGTTGGGTTTAACGTTTAAGGGTTTAagttatttaactttaatttccCACAACTtcaacccttagaacacagacgattttggcagtttttttccattactatgttaaaatgtagtgaatgtgcaatacagtttttttattaattttcaccagccatataaacacacatcttcaaaatgtttaatatttggattgaatttgtgaagtTTGGAAAATACGTCAAAGTTCGCTTGAACAAAAACCAAagaattttgtgacttctgcacaattatcgcgactaaaaatgttatataaaatgaatcataactttgactcaacaaacaCATAAGAGGAAATTTTttgcctgaatatgtgacctataaacacacaccacccaGGATGTCCGTATAAGGAGTTGAAGGGTTAAAACCGAGCATATCGCCGATTACATGCTTGCACGCAAGCACACTTTGCGTTACCATAGTTACGCGACAGTTCGTGCAACCgatcggggaaaaaaaaaattccaaacggtttctgaaagctgagaagttccATTCCATTtcctgcctgtttttttttttgcacatagagagacaaagaaacactgacagacttttatactgttcaaatttcaaatgaaaacacgcaaaatgtgtgtttgtgtacaactgcagtgttttgtttttttttaaacagtaaagTGAGTTAcagttattctgtaaaaaaaattgacaaaaccACTAAATTATATGatattctctggtcctttttagggttaaaataagcaacaacaaaaaagtcaagatgggcattttgagggttaggtgtcaAAGGGTTAAAAAGCTAAGTCTCACAATTTGttagtttttctcttttatatGTCAGGTTTATATGAGTTGGAATAAAGTTAACTAAAAAGTTAAAACACAGACGTGGGTGatcatttctatatatatatatacatatacatatacatatacatatacatatatatatatatatatacatatacatatacatatatatatatatatatacatatatatacatatatatatacatatatacatatatatatatatatatacacatatatatatatacatatatacatatatatatatatacatacatatatatacatatatacatatatatacatatatatatatacatatatacatatatatatatacatatatatatatacatatatatatacatatacacatatatatatatacacatatatatatatacatatatatatatatatatatatatatatatatatacacatatatatatatactacatatatatatatatatatatatatatatatatatatatatatatatatatatacacatatatacacatatatatgtgtgtgtttatatatatatatatacacacacacatatatatacactttataaACAGTCAAACCAGACAGGGTCATTTTTGACCCCGTGGACACCGGtgtgattttttaaatgatcctaAACAGCATCCTCACTGACCTTTGACATGTACTAGTCTGCAATAAGTCAAACAGtcaaaataattaattgtttcatttgatattaactcaaaacaaatgtaaaaaacaaaagggaCAAACTTGTGGTAATGGTTTGGACTGAAGTACGACTAAAGGTGCAATAACAGTCAAAGCAGACAGGGACATTTTTGACCTCAGGGGTCAAAAGGGGTATGGCGTTCAGGAAGTACAGCACGAGGGTTAACCAGTGTCTTAAACCTCAGAGATGTTGACAGGGCcagcccaagcctttatggggccccgAACTGAATCTAGCAGGAGACGACCACTATCATTGATACAaatctctattttttttaacaaagttaGAGAGCagtgtaaaatcacaaaagtaaCCTGATATTAATTTACACTTTCATACTCAAAGTTCAAGTGTGCCGATTCTGAGCTTGAATtcaaaaaacattgtttctgCTGTAAACAAGTAAAGCAGCTTATACTCGTTGACTTGGCTTGTGGTTTTCAAAACGTGACCAGATGTGCACTAAATGTGCAATtttcaactacaaaataaaagcacattattgAAGATAATCACTATTAAGAGATCTAAAGATATCTAGATTTATTTaataagttgttgttgtttttttgtaccaCAAGCTATCAGGGGCCCCCCTGGTTCTCGCCTGTGGATGTTGAGGTAATGATGACATGCGTTTGAAAATATACAACCACGGCAAACAAAAAGTTTTTGTACTGCAATGCACAACTTAAAAAAGGGATTTTGAGGGTTAAGAGTTGGTTTTAGGGATAAAATttggtttagggttaggttaggatTGGGGTTTGGTATGAAGTGCTTATGGTTAAGGGTAACAagttttttaagttgttttgtaaatgaaatgttCATGAAATGAAAGTTAATGTAGTGACCCAAGAAGAAAaactgtgcagtgtgtgtgtgcatgtgtgtgtgtgtgtcaaaacaccttaaaacacaattttcctTTTGTCAGATTTATTAAATTATCTGTGTGTCAattgaaataaacacatgtgGGTGGGCGGGGGATAAATAATCCAAATCATCACACATGGAATAAACAACAGTAATTTAAGGGGATTTTccctaaaagaaaaacactggacTTATTTCCTTCTTCCTTAAACTGTGCCACAACATAAATCCACCAACACAAGACAAAAGTAGGAAACACCTTTTAAAAAGGAAGATAAATTATTGCTTATCATATAAAACGACCTAATGCTGAACAAAGCACATTGAAACTTAGAAATGCAGGTACATTTGCAGCATTACAAGGGAACtgcacacatatttaaataactgtGTTATTATCAAGCTTTTGGAGTCtctgaaaatgtagtttttggGGCATTTTAAGGACTGGACATTGTGTTTTCTGACAGGATTTGATTTTTCTGTCCTCAAATGTTGCTTCATAGTCCAGAGAAATACTCGACGACGCGTAAAAGTACTGACATCTGTCCTGGATTCAACAGAACAACGGACACATATGAGAACACTTCAGGGAAACGTTTGTCTTCATTAATATCCAGAGATCTGTTTGTTTGGTTCGGGTTATTTTCACGTGTCGCTGTACATCCTCTTGCAGTCTATGGAGGGTGACGGTGTGTCTGGACCCATGCTCCCCACCTGTGAGTACGCGTCCTCCGGGCTCCGTGGAAGTCCAGGCGGCGTCATGCGCTTTTCCTTCTGCCTGCGGTTGCAGAACCAGACCCGGACCACTTCTTTCTCCAGCTGCAGAGAGTCCGCCAGAGAGTTGATCTCCTGAGCGGAGGGTTTGGGACTCTTGAGGAAGTGGCTCTCCAGTGCGCCTTTTACGCTCACCTCGATGGACGTGcgctttttcctcttcctgcccTGCGCGGCGATCTTGTCGATGCTGGTCGGACTCCCCGTGGTGGAGTCGGCCTCCTCCAGCCATTTGTTGAGCAGAGGCTTGAGCTTGCACATGTTCTTGAAGCTGAGCTGAAGCGCCTCGAACCTGCAGATGGTGGTCTGGGAGAAGACGTTGCCGTACAGCGTGCCCAGAGCCAAGCCCACGTCCGCCTGCGTGAACCCGAGCTTGATGCGCCGCTGTTTGAACTGTTTGGCGAAAAGCTCCAGGTCGTCGGAGGTCGGCGCGTCTTCGTCCGCGGAGTGCGGCTCGTGGTTGGCCGCGCTGTGATGCTGCgggtgcaggtgtgtgtggtggttgtggtggtggtggtgatggtggtgatgctGGCCGCCGTGCTCCAGCTCCGGGGACTGTCCGCGCACCAGCCCCGGGTGCATGAGGCTCTGTCCGGCGTGTGAGCTGAGCATGCCGTTGACAGTGAAGCCTCCAGGCTGGGAGTAGATGAgagaatgctgctgctgctgctgctgctgctgctgatggtggtgctgctgctgctgctgctgctgcccctctgtgatgctgatgtgcgcCGCGGAGGAGCCTCCCCAACTGCCCGCGTGAGTTTGGTGAGGACCCAGATGCGCGGACCTGTGGTGCAGAGCAGAGCCGGAGTGGAGCTCGTCCCTGCCGGCGTTTCTCTTCACCTCCTGCGTCTGGGAGCTCGGGGGCCACGGAGAACCTGCCTCCACTGCCGCGACTgcggctgcagctgctgcggctgctgcgtGTGGCAGCGCTGTCACCCACTGGTGAGCGTGGCTCAGCATGTGGCCCCCGTTGCTCGCCACCATGGCTCCCTGCATGAAGTCACTCTGCACCATCTTGACTGAAGGGTCCCCTCTGTATCCAGCAGAGACCGTGGTCACAGCGGTGCTGCCCGGCTGCATCCCAGCACTCCGCCGCTCAGAGTGAAGCACCGGGCCGGATAAAATCCTGCTGCTCGCCAGGTACGGACTCGAGGTGGCGGTTGCCATCCTACACAACATatatgttctttctttctttatttaaccagagTCCCACTTTACTCTAAATCCATAAAGTCAGTCTCTATCAGCATGCGCGTAAAAATGTTTTgggtaaataaaaatcactccaTTGATGCTGCGGTGATGATTTTACATCAGATTTCTTGTGCGTTCTCGTGCATTTGTGGGAAAACTCGCTTCATTACGCGCTCCCGTGCGACAAAACTTTTCTGTCCCGTGAGCTCCGCTGTGCGTAATCCACCGATAAACGCAAGAACACGCGGCCGGTTCTCTGATCCGCGCCAAAGCCAAGAGCCTCTCCACCTCTCCTAATGaattcttttcaaaataatgaaatcaaaaaAGAAGGAGATGAAACTTTAAAGCCTCAGAGTGCGCTCCAgtgtctcactcactcctcactcctgCTCTGTCCCGTGCGTCCTCTGCGGAGCGAGAGAGtcgacagtgtgtgtgtttacgttgTGCCAAGGCTGCGGAtgattcctcttcctcctccatccaaTTACAAGTGGAAGCCTCCGCAAAGCTCCCGCTGATTGGACGCGCAGTCAGAGAGGAGCTGCTGCGTCTCAGAGTCAAACCTCGGCTGAACAAAGTTCCTGCTGCGAGAAAAAGCAACACTGTGGAAGAGTATGTTTTACAATAGAGAACGTCTTTAACATGCTTCAGTCTACACAGttgcagaagaaaaagaggaaaaagagacacACGCGTGTTACTTTTGGGGTTATAAAGTCTGtgaagttgtttatttttaatctgcTTTGGATAAACGTGTGTTCTTCAAAATCAAAGGCCACAACTGCGTGACGCGCTGCTCTGGTGAACACTGATGGTGCACAAACCCAGAAGTGGGCAAACAGAGAAGGAGCACGCAGCTCTGGTGGGATTCCACGCTGGCTCACTTCGTGTTTGATCGCGTGTTTAAAAAGACACTCCTGACGTTCAGAGAGAACCACGGGTGCACGTGCATGCTGCAGCTCAGTCAATGTGTTACCAAAAaggtaaaagacaaacaaacaaaaataatccactCTAAACACAGAGGCTAAATTCAGCTGAACCTTTCagattgatgattgatgatttaTGACCATAATGGAAAAATCCAGGGACCACATTTTTCAGGttaagtcaataaataaaaataataaaaacttacttactaattaataattataatacataatatataacataatataatattattaaaactCTAATAATAAATGTACTGCTTTTATAAATTCTTAAATAGTTCATTAATTGTTTTTGGATCAATTTGACCAATTtgctaaagaaaagaaaaaaagaaacacttttgtttactttgaaaATCCATATTCTTCTTCTGCACCCCATGTGGTTCctccaaataataataatgtgtctCTATAGTTTGGGAAGTTGCacattattttttgtaatattgttattttggtCCAAATGCTCTGGTTGGAAATCAATTCCctaacaaattaaatcaaaacaaaagctgcgagacaaagaaaacactgattttcttaCATAAACAACTCCAAAATATGACATAAGTCAACTCatgttttatgattaaaacacacaagattAATACTTGTCCAATTATCATCATATTTAGTGATTTTCTTACATTAAAAACGCCAAAAGAAACATGCATCAACTGAAGTTGCAAAGtgcaattattatcattttaagtgatttttcttAAATACAGACTCCGATATGACTTCAAATCAAGTCATCTTTGGGTTTTTAGGATTAAAACACATGAGATTAATATGTACCAAAGGAGAAAAGTGCAAATATCATATTTTGTGATGTACTTGCATAAAAACTTTGATAATATGACTTCAAATCCACTCATCTTCAGACGTTAACACGTTTAAAAAGAGATGTGCATCAAAGTTGAAGTTGCAAAGTTCAACGATCGTCATATTTAGTCTACAGTTTTATCAATGGGCTGTGAGGAAAATTAGCAAACAATCTATTTAACTTTGTTAGTTTTAATTTCCAAACGCCACATTCACAGctgcagactgactgactgacgcgTGAAGCCCTTTATTAATGACTAATTAAACATTTGTCATTGCTCCCGTGTCATGTGGGAGGACGACACGCGGCAGCCAGAGAGACTTATCACAGGCCGGCGACCCCCGAGCGTCGCGCCAATTAGCATTTAGCTCCAATTAGTCGCATCCAGTGGCCTCGGTGAAGCCTCAGTAGACGATTTATTCACCAGCGACGACATAAACACTcgacagcagagaaaacacaacattattacattttatggcTATTGTGATCAAGTGATTATTGTTTCCACGgctttttgttttccccccctcttctCCTCATAAAGCTGTTTATTGTTGAGCTGcgttttcagtcaaacaaaagCTTCACAGTGTTTTCCAGTCGACCAATGCAATGCAGAGAAAACCAGACGACTCAGGGAATGCTGtaatgtttttcatgtgttgtgCTGGCTGGTCGCAGCAGCGCTGGGTTCCTCTTATTTGTTATTCATGAAGGAAGCTGGGTGAAGAGGCCTTCTtatgatgcacatttttctccctgctctccctctcctttttttctccccccccctccatccCCGTCTCGTTCTGCACGCGGCTGCTTGACGACTAAGCAAATAAGACGATTTGCTTGAATATCCCTGCGATTAATCCAGACTAGCGACACCGTCAACGCCTAATTGCCGTTATTGTTCCTTTTAGATCGCCTCAAATCATCTTTACGTAGAGAagttctttctctttctcttccctctctgtATCCCACTCCTCGCCCTCTGTTGAGTCTTCAATATGCAGATCGGCCATTTCTGCCCCGGGGCTATTTTCTTTGGTAGACGTTTGAAATATGCAAATGCTTCCAACAAAAATTgcaaaagggggagaaaaaaaaagaaaagaaaagaaaaagaaagaaaaccttcATCTGGGCTCCAGGACTTTTCCATTCAAAGAAACAGATGATTTTCTCTTGTTCGTGCTCTTGTTGCAGCTCTGTTTGCTTTGTCTGTCGAGGGTCGGCCTCATTAAGAAGCGAGAGCGACACAGAACCTGGcagacaaaacaataaagtCGCAAGAAAGGATGACGGGGGAATATTTTCTCCCTCCTCATCTGAAATCACAATCTCTGATTCACTTAGTGTCTATTTTTGAGTGTCTGTGCCGTGTTTACAGTCCAAACACTTTAGAGTCAACAGAACTCATCATCCCCGGCCACTCTTCTCCTCTACACTCCGCCCTCATGGTTCTgatcaggagtgtgtgtgtgtgtgtgtgtgtttgaccttcAGCTCTCTCCAAGTCAGAGGGATCCTTCACAGCATGAGTCCCCTACCCACAACCCCCTGCTGCGCGTTTAAATCAGAAGCAGAGGCAACCGTGGAGATGAGAgcgtgagcgagagagagagagaaagaaaagaggagacaaaaagTGTGGTAGTCGGGCGACGGAGCGAGTGGGAAACAGcggatgtggtgtgtgtgtgtgtgtgtgtgtgtgtgtgtggatgatcAAACTACATCCAGAAATCCcagagactgaaaaaaaaaatatgaggcAATTTTTATTCAAATCCAGAGGATGAGGACATCTGAGGTTCTAACATGTGTCTTAACGCActttgatgtaaaaacatttaaaactgctCTTTGGAGTTTTTAGATGATTCATCGCGCCGGCGTGAAAGATGCACCTGAGCTGCACTTGATGTTGTGGAATGactcagcagcagagaaagaaggaggaggagaaggaggatgTTTGCTTCTCTTCAGACTGAAGTGAAACCAAAAGAAATCAACAACCGACGTGTGACTGAATCAgggatggggggaaaaaaactttgATTCTTATGGCacgtttccaccggctcgccacggcacggcacggcacggcacggctaagccgtgtttccacaagcatagtacctggtacttcttttagtacctgctctgacgcgatactatgcgtgacgtcatcagagtgccgtcacaggaagagacgtccgacacaagaaccGAGTCGAACAGTGTCgaagtgtagatcagttaaaaaaaacttaacgaTGCTAAAAACAATTAGCAAAGGAAATATcttaaatctcaatatttaacagaggagtctgttgtatttaaaccctgccgctgtgtttcagtccagtgactgtgctccggtcacGGAGGAAGCGCTGAACAAACAGTTTTGAAgaactgattctaacgattcagttacactgaaaacaacagctttacaagtcactagtcagtCACAAGTGTTTCATCGTCAAGCGGGCCTTTAGCAGTTCCTCCAGAACCAGCACCAGATCCCCGAACAAGGTTCCTGCATGTCAAGATAACGAGAATGAGATAACCAGCTATTAAAACTAGGAAAGGTGACGGTACCACTTTGTTGTGTCTGCAAAATCAAGTATCTACCGACACCGACAAACCGTTATTGTTCTCtccaaaaagaaataaacagcaccaAACATGACTCCGCTAAGATGCTTTTtgctgatttatatttatttaatatttttgtattgtatccGTCTGATATCTGATCCACTGATCGGACGGATAACGATTCCCATCCCTCCAAACCACCTCTTTAAAACCTCACAAAAGTGAGATGAAGAGAGGACGTTGTGTTTACCGCAGTGaaacaaatgtcacataaaAACCTCCCGCTGTGACGTAAATGACGACGTTTAATGGACAGAAGCACCAGGTAAACACCGCTGTGGGCTGGACCATTATGGATAAGTAGGGGGGATCATTTTGAAGAGGAAGAGCACAGGAAGTAAATATCGTTTgtatctctgtttttttttaatgtgtatgtttgtgtgtgtgctcaggcGTCTGCAAGCCACATTTCTCAGTGTTTATAAGCATTAAAGGGGTAgttgtggttttttgtttttttaaaagcgtGGTTGTGTAAGGTGTTGACGCATTATCAACGCCGACTTGACCGAGAGTGCCACTAATTCCATGAATCAGCCTGGAACATGGACACTTTCTCTTCAAAGATAACACGGCTGCTCCTAAACTGATTTGAGccactttaaaaaaagcttGACATGATAAAATCTCCACCTGTTTAAGTCTATGACAAATATGCTTGTTACTGTTTCTCACCATCAGACAGCCTCATTTTCTTTACATCAGTTTATGTAGTTTATGTTTTACGTATTTATGCGacgtacagcactttggtcaactcggctgtttttaaacgttttaaacagaaacacacttgGACAGGAGTGGCGTTCCCGACTGGAAACTGAATTTGTGAAGTTCACCACAGTTAAGGTCCGCACagaacatcaacatcaacatttttttttaattttgccaAGACACGAGGGTTTGCTGGTcgcctgctgctgcctcacgtggaaagtttgtgtcactgccttcaaaataaaagcctaaGGATGGACACACCgtgccactgttttttttacagtaggaaaataaaataataactcaaTATCTTTTACATGAACATTCACAGTCAAAGAACTCCCAAAAGCAATGAACACCTACTGCAAACACGATGAAGACCACATAGAAAATGACGCCAACCATAATGAAGAATAATTTCAGTGTGTTACTCACTTAATAGTCGAATTCGAACTAGAAAAACTCaaactgctctgtttttttttacaatttgctGAAGTCAAACTAACCGGCAACTGTCTCTACGAGAAGTGAAGTGGTGAATCCAAtcctttattttgtaaagcactttaaaacaaccacagtgaaccAACGTGCCATACagaagaataaagaaaacacacaataaataaaaggcacaaTAACTTGACTCCACTGCTCTCAAATGCGCTCAATGAAACGGCCAAATCATCTTCCATGTTTGAAATTATTGATCGTACATCGTACAGTGGCTGAAATTATCGTGCAGGTACGATAGTTCAACCGCACAGTAGTGAAAATATGATGAAGTCTATGGGGTGTATTAATTCTAAAGCAACATCTGGGCCACCCTGGAGGAAAACTCAGAAAACATTGGACTCCTGGGCTTTGTTGCGTTAAAGTCATGACATACACGCGTCTGTCAGTATCGATACGGGATTAAAAAGGACAGGAAGCGTTCGAGTTTTTAATTTCCTCTCCGCTTCTGCTAAAGCCCCATGATCTGAAATGGAAATACATCGACACATAATGAGATTTCATCCACGtcccttctgtctctctctctgtctctctctctcgaaaCGTTCCCCCCGCA
Above is a window of Solea senegalensis isolate Sse05_10M linkage group LG2, IFAPA_SoseM_1, whole genome shotgun sequence DNA encoding:
- the pou3f3a gene encoding POU domain, class 3, transcription factor 3-A, giving the protein MLCRMATATSSPYLASSRILSGPVLHSERRSAGMQPGSTAVTTVSAGYRGDPSVKMVQSDFMQGAMVASNGGHMLSHAHQWVTALPHAAAAAAAAAVAAVEAGSPWPPSSQTQEVKRNAGRDELHSGSALHHRSAHLGPHQTHAGSWGGSSAAHISITEGQQQQQQQHHHQQQQQQQQQHSLIYSQPGGFTVNGMLSSHAGQSLMHPGLVRGQSPELEHGGQHHHHHHHHHNHHTHLHPQHHSAANHEPHSADEDAPTSDDLELFAKQFKQRRIKLGFTQADVGLALGTLYGNVFSQTTICRFEALQLSFKNMCKLKPLLNKWLEEADSTTGSPTSIDKIAAQGRKRKKRTSIEVSVKGALESHFLKSPKPSAQEINSLADSLQLEKEVVRVWFCNRRQKEKRMTPPGLPRSPEDAYSQVGSMGPDTPSPSIDCKRMYSDT